The Dyella sp. 2HG41-7 sequence GGCAAGTTGTCCCAGATCGACGCGTAGGGATGCGCTATCACATCCGGGAAATGCATGGTCGGCGGCGGCGCCGGCGGCTCGGGAACCGTGTGCGAAACATGCTCGGCAATCAGTTTGCGAAACGCGTGATAGTTCGGCGTGGATTCGCCGCGCTCATTGATCGGCGCGCCGTAGTCGTAACTCGTGATAACGGGTTCGAAGTTGGCGTAGTCGTCACGTGCATTCGCGCCCGCCGTAAAACCGAAATTGGTGCCGCCATGCACCACGTACAAATTGAACGAGCGGCCTTCCGCCATCAGCTTCCGTAAGGTGGGAAGGTAATTGCCGGTTTGAAAATCCGGATCGCCCCAGTGCGTAAGCCAGCCAGGATAACCTTCGCTCATCCACACTGGCATTTCGCCGGCAAGCGCTTGCGCGGCCGCAAAATCTGTATCGCCATCCAAGCCGAGCGCTGCGCCTGGCACATACGTGCCTGTCTTCTGGATTTGACCCAGTCCATCGGCCACGGAGAACGGGCCTTCGATACCGTGCGCCTGCCACATCGATTTCAGGCGCTGCAGATAGGCGAGATCGTGACCGAACGACGCGTATTCGTTTTCGATCTGCATCATCAGAATCGGGCCGCCGCGACTTGCCATCAACGGCGCAATCTTTGGCGCGACCGCATCCATATAACGCTGTACGGCTTGCATATAGCGTGCGTCGTCTTTGGTGCGCACGCGAATCGATGGATCACGCAACAGATAAGCGGGAAGCCCACCTAAATCCCATTCGGCGCATACATACGGGCCTGGGCGTAAATACACCCACATCCCTTCCTGCTGACATAAGTTTATAAAGCGCACGAAATCGCGACGCTCGGTAGTGAAATCGAACTGGCCGGGCTCGCTCTCGAAGTAATTCCACATCAAGTAGATGGCGATGGTGTTTAGCCCCATCGCCTTGGCCATGCGAATGCGATGCAGCCAATACTCGGCCGGAATGCGCGCGGGATGCATTTCGCCACTGCGGATCTGGAACGGCGCGCCATCGAGCAGAAAATGTTGATGCGCGAGTTCGAACGTATGCGACTTTCCATCCGGCGCCGGTTCAACGCCGGAGATTTTGTTGGCCTCGCCGAACGCGACTGGGATCGCCGCGGCCAGCGGCGTCAACACCGCAAATCGTAGAAAATCGCGTCGTTGCATAAGTCCTTACCTTCCGCATGACGTAAGCCGGCGCGCGCAACGCGTACGCCGGCATCGACAAGCGATGGATGGATGCGCGCCCCATCCATCGCTCAGGAGGCCGGAGCGTACCTCAAGGCGTCAGTTCAAGGGTCAAAACTTCGAACGGCGCCAGCGTGATGGTGCTCACATGATCGGCGCTCATATGCGTGGGCACATCGCCGCCGATTTTCCAGACATTGTGCACGGTGAACTCGCGCTTCGCGTCATGCGGCAATTCGAGCTGACGCTGCAAATCGATCACCGCCGTCTGCGGATGCGAATCCGGATTGCGCAAGGTGACGATCGACTTGCTCGGCGACCACGCCGCCCAGCCGTACACATCGAGCCGGCCGGGATCGCCGCCGATCCAATGCGAATCGCGCAACACCTGGGCATTGGCGCGCGACCACTTGGCGGCGTCCGCCAGCACGTCCCAATCATCCTTCGTAAGCAAGGACGGTGTGATGTACATCTCCTGCAACTGCGTGCCCGTACCGAAGTAGGAATGCACTTCGTTGGCGAAGTCATGCCCCGGATCGGTGTTCAGGCGCTTATTTTTCTGCGCGTAAATAATCCCGTGGAGCATCAACGAATTGATCGGAAACAACGGACCTTGGATCACTATGTTTTCGTAAGTTTGCTGGTCGCGGTAGGTGATCCACTGCTCGCGCTCAGTGCCAACGCCGGTATGCCAATCGTCTTCGCCGCCGCGCCAGATGGAATCGGCGTAGCGCAACCAGAACGGCGATGCCCACGTACCCGTGGTGAGATTGATATACGTATCGGGCTTGGCCTTGCGGATGTCTTCGATCAACTGAATCGCCGCGGCAAAATCGCTGGTGAAACGACTGCCGGGAAAGACGCTGCTGACGTTGCCAGTGCCATCGAACTTGAATTGATTGATCCCGTTCTTGCTCAACAGCTCCATCACG is a genomic window containing:
- a CDS encoding beta-galactosidase → MQRRDFLRFAVLTPLAAAIPVAFGEANKISGVEPAPDGKSHTFELAHQHFLLDGAPFQIRSGEMHPARIPAEYWLHRIRMAKAMGLNTIAIYLMWNYFESEPGQFDFTTERRDFVRFINLCQQEGMWVYLRPGPYVCAEWDLGGLPAYLLRDPSIRVRTKDDARYMQAVQRYMDAVAPKIAPLMASRGGPILMMQIENEYASFGHDLAYLQRLKSMWQAHGIEGPFSVADGLGQIQKTGTYVPGAALGLDGDTDFAAAQALAGEMPVWMSEGYPGWLTHWGDPDFQTGNYLPTLRKLMAEGRSFNLYVVHGGTNFGFTAGANARDDYANFEPVITSYDYGAPINERGESTPNYHAFRKLIAEHVSHTVPEPPAPPPTMHFPDVIAHPYASIWDNLPLPSRMVKKADPNEILFAQNQGMVVYRKTLLSGGMLDMEGLRDYGTVFSDGKYLDYVSRVNKPGLHVKNYVDIPPPANGAGVIVDILVDSFGHVGYGQAMYDFKGIVGAVTLDGEELHNWQAHSLPIDEAYVAGLPPMRADSPSKQRPGMFFKAIVKLDNTGDCYIDMSEWNKGYLWVNGKLLGRYWRIGPQQRLYCPASWLSRGHNELLVFDMHLVAPTTIRCSDRLNG